The genomic DNA GAGTACAACCTTCTTTCCTGCTGCTTTGGAATCGCTCGGCtaatatgatatgatattttataggaggagaagaagactCACGTTGCACCCATCCCTCCAGTCAGTGCTACCGCTGACGAACCTGGTGCTGGTGCCGCTATCACCGCTGCCCAAGCTCCTTCGACTGGTGCCCCCGCTCCAGGTGCTGTAGCCCTTGGCCCTTAGACGTTCAAACGTGCATTACGACaggagagaagggatatcTTATACCTAATTATTATACATCTCAGTATTGTGTAGATTGAATGGAATTATGCAGTTGTCAATTTGATAGATAGGCAATACTTCAGTCATTCGTTCATCATTCCAACAGATCATCATGGAATACGATAAGATTAAAGATACATAAAAATCTAGGCTATATTGCAAGCCATGTTATAACCCCCGCAGTCCCAGAGTAGTCCTGATCGAGTtatcctcccttcttcaacttgagatcaaagaaggttttTGAGTATGAGGACGTCACCAAATTGCACTAAAGCCTTTTTATGTATATCGGGGTTTGGTCTATGACCAAAACACTTCTCTTTGATTTCAGAGACTCTTTATCCAGGCATCGAGGATAGAGAACATCGATATAAGGCTACctcaccattcccataccAAGTCCAAAATATCTCCATCCATACCCTCCACGTCAAACGCTTCTATGGGTTTCCTTTACGGATAAGATGGAGAGGACGCATTTCTGGTCGGGAATTACTTGGTTTGAAATTAACTCAAGGATCCGCTAAGATCGGTcagacatcttcttccataaGGAAATAAGATGAAAGGGGGGTTGAAATTCCAGGACCTTGGCCCGCTCGCGagtgtgagatgagattggacTATGAGTCATATACATAAGGATGTCAGTGATTGAAGTGAGGTAGAAAGGTATGGTCGAATGAGTGACGGACTTACGGTCCAATCCATCTTGGTTCGTGACGAGCATTGTGACCTTGGAGCTACAAGGTTAAGAAACaaaacatgatcagctcTGGAATTTTTCAAGCTCCTGTGGATCGCTTTGTCTTCTtttgatgagtatgatggCTGATGCTCACCTGCGGGAGTGTTTCttaaagagaagaaagaagaaggaaaagcaaaaaatcaaaagtctcaaaaatcaaaatgCAGAACGTCGAATTCGAGAAGGGATGCGACTCGACCACGAGGCAATTGAGGCAACGGGAATACGCGGCGTTTTGAGATTGGTAAATATGAGTGTTTTTATTACGTAACGCTTCCTTCACACCGCATTGAGATGTCAGAAAAAGGGCTCAACGGGACATGACAGTCGCTGACAGACGCATTGGTATCGGTGCAACATGCAGGACTATAAGTTGACAGAGTGAACCACAGGAGGAACTCATGTGATGAAGCTCCTTCTCGCCCATACGGGAAAATCATGTACGCAGTCAATCAATCTATATAGTTATCTAATCTCTCAACGTGTAAGTAATGGTACGAGTACTCGAAGAATTGCCGCAAATTGCGAAAAAGACTCGTCGATCATTTAATGGCTCGTCAGCCAGGCACCGATCGGACTGTTCACTCTGTCCAACCAACTTGCACGTTAGAGCTATAAATAAAGTTAGCTTTTGTTCgtgatgttgagaagacGAGAAGAGATGGCGGTCATTTACAGTCAAAGGTATCTTGGCAACGGGTAATGAGGAGCGAGTGATGCTTTCTCACCATGTTGTAATttacgtatatatatatacgcGCATCCACTCCAGAAagatatcttcttcgtcactAACTGACAAGATCTTagtcatcaatcatcaaataaGCATTTCCAGTATCTTGACATCATGCTCTCAATAAAATCGATCTTAGTCACTTCTTTGGTAGCTTCCACTGCATTCGCTCATTTCACTCTCGACTATCCTGTAAGTGTGATGTTCCAACTAATCTCAAATCCAAGATCGCTAACGAATGGCAATTCACATAACAGACTTCGAGAGggtttgacgatgataatgaaccTCAAGTAAGTTGGCATGTCCTCTCTGCTCAACATGGAGACGCAACTTTGTACAGCAATATCTCAGCTAATGGCTTTTCCAAAGTACTGCGGTGGTTTCCCCAACGTAGCTTCACCGAGACAATCTTTCCCCTTAGGTCAAGGCCCGAGTAAGTGTCGCatgtcttctcttctatcaGCTTTCTAAAACACCCCGTCTTCCATTAATCTTGTCAGTCACCTTGTATTTGCGATGAACCTCCAGCTGACACTATCTTACCTGGCATTTCATCATTCTAGTTTGGATCGACTCGCACCATAATCTCGCAACGGTCGTAGCGTTCAtttcaacctcctcaaatCCAACTTCATTCGACGACTTCAACACTACTTCCAATGGGACAAGTATCCCTTTGGCAAGTCCCATCTTCCAGGTCAAACAAGGGGAAGCATGCTTTAATGTTGATTTGGGTGGATTAGGCGTAGGGTTGACTAATGGGAGTGAGGTGACATTACAAGTTCAATATGACGGTGTGAGTACATGTCCCGCCTAACGACTAACCTCCCCTTCGCATCACCACCCTACATCGGCAATCTTTCCTGCAGCATCTTTCAAGGGCCTTCTTACTGACAGACCTATCTGATACACAGGGCGACGGAAACCTCTATCAATGTACGGACCTGGTTTTAATCGAGGGATActcaatcccatcaaatGAAACGTGTACCAACGATGCTTCCAAAGCCTCGAACGCTTCAACTACGACTTCGGGCGCAGCCACCAGTGCAGCTTCTACCGcgtcctcatctccctccgCGTCAGCTTCGGCCTCTGGATCATCTAGTGGTGCGCTTGCGAGAATTGAAGTGGCTGGCCTGGGTGTGATAGGGGGTTTGATCAGTGTTGCTGGCTTGGTTCTACTTTAGATCTGAGGTACTGCAATTCAGTCTTGGCATTAGAGTAGATAGGTGTTATATACAGTAGATGGTCACAAGCAGGATGTGGTCAAACGAATCGAATCGTATCGTATAGAAGTTCATGTGATCAGCCGTAGAAATAGGTAATCAGTCTTACATGCAGATAATATGTTCATACAATGATCAACCAGAATAAGCCTAAAGCAAGCTTGCTTCCTAACAGAATGGGAGTGTCTAACCCTGCGAGATCACTCCTCAGGCAGAGGCAGTACAGTTTTATAtatcgtcatcctcgtctcCAAAACCAACCGTAACACTCACCCTCTAGGACTGCTCATCCGAAACTCAATTTTCGATTGATCATGTCACCTCCCAGCCGCTTATCACTGACCAACGTTCCTTTCAGATCGTTTCTGGACTCTATGTTAGGATATATCCAAGATAAACACAAGAGGAGTAACTAAAGCTCTTCGAACGTGCTGGACGTTGCAATAAGCTGTGGATCGCTAAGGAATACTGTAAGAGAGTTAATATGGAATATCCATATAAGCACAGCACAAACGATCCAACTGAGAATCTGGAATGGCACAATACCAATTGACATCAGGTGGGGCTGTTTCCTCTGGGAACCCAAATCTCGTCCGTTATATACATGATGGATTGGGAATTGCCGTCTCAATGTGTGGGAATAACGAAACCACGTATTCAATACGTTACAAATGaaatggtatggtatggtatggcATGACTCAAAGAGAGTAGAATACTGTACATACCCAATCTCAAACGTGCGTGCAAGTACAAATGGATGTCGATCTAGCAGCGAAGATGGGAAAACTAAGTCACAATCCTGAAAAGTCACTTACGGTATACCGCATTTCTTGTTCTATTTATAGATCTTCCCTACCACGCGACCATCAGCAGATTATCCTTCAAGTGATCGACAGGATGTACAGTGAAAATTCTAAATTTGGATACGTCAGACGAACGTGCGATAAAAATAAGTCCTTCGCATGTGTGTGTATGAATATACCTGGCATAAGTTTATGAGAAACACTTCAATTGATACGAGTATATGTGTGTAGGTACATCCCTTCATTGGCTATATCAATATGAGTGAGAAGAGTTATATAGTCTATTTATAGACATTCGTCTCAAGAACGTTCTTGGCTTTTCAGTTTTTAAGATATGTGGTTAGTCCATCTTACCACTATGGGTTGACGAGTATCGTACCGGCCATTGAAATTGGAGCAGGCAGTCCGGCGTGGGCAAGACTCCATACGTTACACATGGGTCGAGGTTTTGAAGAATTTCATGACCAGCTCCTGTGATTTTCTTACTGTGAATCATATATATTGGACTATAACCCATCAATACCAACAAAGTTCTATCCGTCCTCTGCTTTCCTTCTAAGCTTATTGAAGATATCCTAAATCTCATATTGACCAAAATCTCGACTGTAGAGGATAGCTGTGAACTGTGTTTGATACGATACGAGATCGAATCAGACGATAAATAAAAAAGATCTTGGTCATACCATTACAATCAAGCTAGATCAACATGTCGAGACAATTCGAAGTTGAAAAAGCACGAGCTGAAGTTGTCGTATCAGCTGGTGAGAGACGAAGAGCAGCTCTCGCCGAAATTGACGAAGCGAAGTTCTCATGGTTTCACGCCAAGGCATGTATCGTTGCTGGTGAGTACCCCACTCCTACTACCGTACCATCACAGAGGATTGTTAGGCTGATAATGGGTATTATCAGGTGTTGGTTTCTTCACCGATGCATAtgacatcttctccatctccatcgctGCCACCATGATTGGATATGTCTACCACCATGGTGGATCTAACACGACAAACCAAGATCTCGGTATCAAAGTGGCTCATTCGATCGGAACATTCTTTGGTCAATTGTTGTTCGGTTGGTTGGCTGATCACgttggaagaaagaggatgtaTGGTATTGAGTTGGTACGTGGATCCTTCGCACAATGATGGATTGTCGCAAAATACTGACTTGGCACGATCAACATTgtacagatgatcatcattgtcgGAACTCTCGGTCAAGCCGTCGCTGGACACGCTGCTGGTATTAACATTTACGGTGTGATGATCATGTGGCGATTCATcatgggtatgggtatcgGTGGTGACTACCCCCTCTCTTCTGTTATCACCTCTGAATTCGCTGCCAGACGAATCAGAGGTAGAATGATGACCGCTGTCTTCGCTTCTCAAGGTTGGGGTAACTGTGAGTagctcatcattcatcaacaaccaaAACAAATACTTGCTAATGTCAATTTGATACGACATAGTGGCATCCGCCATCGTCTCTGTCATCTGTATCTCCGCGTTCAAGAGCCAGATCCACTCTCAGCCACTCACCGACATGAAGGCAGTCGATCAAGTATGGCGACTAATCATCGGTATCGGTTGTGTTCCAGCCTGTGTCGCCCTTTACTTCCGATTGACCATTCCCGAAACTCCTCGTTACACAATGGACATCGAGAGAAACATCAAACAGGCTTCTCAGGATGTTGATACCTACCTTACATCCGGTACATACGTCAACGATCCAATTCACAATAACGAGCGAGCCGAACTTCCCAAGGCATCATGGCCGGACTTCATCAGATATTTCGGTCAATGGCAAAATGGAAAAGTCCTATTGGGTACAGCATGGTCATGGTTTGCTCTTGACATTGCCTTTTACGGTCTAGGTCTCAATTCAACTACTATCTTGACTACAATCGGATTCGGATCTTCTACAGCTTTACCAACAAAACAGGAAAACATCTATCAAACCCTATACAATGCCGCCGTTGGAAATATCATCCTGGCTGTTGGAGGTCTAATTCCAGGATATtacttctctttcttgttcaTTGATTCATGGGGTAGAAAACCAATTCAATTTATGGGTTTCTCAATCCTCACCGCTATCTTCGTGGTCATGGGTTTCGGATACAACAAGATCCTCTCTACGGGACCAGGTAAAAAAGCTTTCGTCTTCCTATACTGTATGGCAAACTTGTTCCAAAACTTCGGTCCAAACACCACGACATTCGTCATTCCAGGTGAAGCTTTCCCTACGAGGTATAGATCTACCGCACATGGTATCTCAGCTGCATCAGGTAAATTAGGTGCTATCGTTGCTCAAGTAGGTTTCTCAAGGTTGGTCAACAAAGGTGGTAAAAACCATTTCTTAAAGCATATATTGGAAATATTCGCCTTGTTCATGTTAACAGGTGTATTCTCCACCATGCTCTTACCTGAAACCAAAGGAAGGACTTTGGAGGATTTATCTCAAGAATCTCAAGATCACTTCGTACATGATACGAATGTCTCCCCATCGACGTCACCTTTGCAAAAAGGTCAAGGGAGCGATTCGAATTatgctgaagaagatccCAGATTAGCCGCTCACGCGTAAACCGGGGACTCGGATTCAAGGCAACAATGAAAAAAccaaaagggaaaaaaaaaagttTACAGATAGACATAACCTTTCGGTCTAATTTACACACTCTCACTTCTaactttcactttcaccctcaTGATCCATGTCTACCTGCCACACCCGTTTTAGATAGATTTAGTTACATTATGCAGGCCTACTATCTTTATAATGTACTTTGCGTTGAGTATGGAGAGCAAATTTCGTTTTGACCATATCACGATATATGTTCATGCATGTTCCAGACATCGTTCGTCCTCCACTAGCATGCCAGTCCGTCACAAGAAGTATTGAGTCACTGCACAGAGGTGAACAACAGGAGCGACCATCTGCTCAGAAAGACGATCCTTATGCTGGCCATTGCACATGCTGCCGTACAAATGTATCTCGTTGCatatccctttcctttcaagCACAATTACCAATATAGACAAAATTGTACATTTTACAAAACACCAAGAAATCAAGATAAATCGGAGACAGGTATGAGACGAACaaagcaaaaaaaaaacaatgTCAGAGACAGTGAACATTGTTGATCGATAACCGGTAGGGGTTGACATCAAAACGGAAGTAACTTGAGCATCCTTATAACAATACTGTACGTGACGAGTATGTACAATCATCACTTGATCCCTCTCTAACCCTCTCTAGCGACCAATTCGACAGCTTCAGTGAAGATCTTCATAGCtctatccatctcttcctcgttTACGGTCAAAGCAGGGATGAATCTGATGGTATCGAATGCAGAAGTGGTCAAGACCATCAAATCCTTGTTGAGACAATATTCTTGAACTCGTTTACCGATGTTCTTAGGTACACTTGAGCCTTCAGGTAATCCTTCCAAAGTACATTTATCGGAGTTGTTTCTGAATTCTACAGCAGCCATCAATCCCATACCTCTAACATCCGAAATGAGATGTTTGGTTTTCTCCCCCCGAGCAAGTCCATTGAGGACGTTGAATAATTGTTTAGATCGAACTTCGACGTTTTGAGCAATTTCACCTGATTGGTAGACTTCTTGAGCTGCTACACCTGCTGCGCACGCTACGGCATTACCAGAGTAGGTACCCCCCATGGAACCGACATCGAGTTTACCCATAATCTCCTTGTTGGAGGCGATACCTGAGATGGGGAAACCGTTGGCTACTCCTTTGGCGAATACGAGGATATCAGGTCGGAGTTCAGGGACGATCTGTTCGATAGCGAAGTATGAACCGGTTCGGAAGAATCCTGATTGTACTTCGTCGATGACAAGTAAGATACCGTGCTTGTCACACACTTCTCGGAGGTGTCGAAGGAAAGCTGATGGGACAGGGACGTAACCACTATATGACAGAAAACGaaacatcagctcatcgCCTTTAAGCTCGCCATGATGACTTatctactcacccttcaCCTTGGACGGGTTCGATGAAGATAGCAGCCACATCCTTGGGGTTGACCTGTTGTCTGAGGATCAAGTCGAGTTGGTGTTGAGCCAATCGGACGAGTTCTTCCTCCGAGGTAGAAGGGTTCACACCGAGTTGGTGCCAGTATGGGAAGGCAGATGAGAATACACCGGGCTATACACACAAACCGACAGGGATCAGCCTCGTGTGTCCTTTGACGATCTATGGCATTATGAATATCAAACGGACGAGTGGTGTGATATTACGACAAACATCCTTTGAGAGCCCAGACAATCAGAAGATAGGAGAACAAGAagcactcaccatcaaaggaCCTGTACCTTGTGTGTAGATAGGTTTAGATCTAGTCAAAGCACCTGAACCCATCGTTCGACCGTGGTAAGCACCCGAAAAGACAATCATGTTTTGTCTGCCTGTGGCTTGTCTGGCTACCTTGATGGCTGCCTCGATGGCTTCTGAGCCAGAattccagaagaagaattggtcaagtgatggatgaggCATAGCGGGAAGAAGTCGGTCGATGAGTTGGAGGTATGGGGCGTGGAATGAGATGGAGCATTGTAAGTGGACGAGGGAGTTGACTTGCTCAGCGGCGGCTCTAGAGACATGAGGGTGACAGCTATCAGGAAATGATTATTAGTGAATATTCAATCTTCGTATGATAACAGAGCGGATGATCTCTCGACGATAGTTGTCATGGGATTTTAGAAATCGACGATTGTCACTCACTGTCCGAGGTTGGTCACTCCAATACCAGCAGTGAAATCCAATAATTTCTTTCCATCCGCGGTGTACAAATCCAACCCTTCACCTTTGACGATCACATGatctctcaatctacctAGACCATGACATACGTGATCACGTCCAAATTCAGCCCATTGAGCAGCGGTCTTGACGGCAATTGGCATATCGTCTGATTGtatttgttgttgttcttgagCAAGAGCAGAGtttgttgatgaagaggaagagatgaatgcTTTGGCACTAGTGGTTGATATAGGTTTGATGGTAACTCTAGGGAGAGTGCGTAATGACGAAGTAAAGATCCGAGACATAATGGAGAGAAAAGACTTCGAACCGAAAGGAGATGGGGGGCCAACAAATGAAAGGATTATATATGTGTTATTTTTGGATGATTTTCCAAgcgaagaaaggaaaagcgaaATCAAGAAGACCTCGTCTATAAGATTAATGCTAGATGTTGACTTCTTCCTTACCCGTCTGGTGGAGCCCAAAAGGTCAAATAAATTGAAGATATTTGACCTTTTCCAGTTTTAGTTGATCCGTAATGATaactgatgatgatgtacctGTGATCCTCGTTTAGAGCAAGACAAGGTAAAAACGTTTCAAAGGCGTAATAGACTAAAGTGGGTGATGATCACAGGAAACAACAGGCGTACTACCCACGATTTGTTATCTCTCTGTAAATCCCGTCAAACGCTTAAACCTCCACTCGGAGTACACCAAAAATAAAATAAACGCCCAATTGGAGCACGAGCATCACCATGAGCAGGCGTCGGCTATCTCCTGTACCACTGGATGAAGTCTGAGAAGACCTCGCTTACAGAGAGGTTGCCCGGTAGAATTCCGTAACGGCGTCTTGATTTATCTGACCTTTTTGGCCAAAATCGCCAATTTCCGCAGAAAATCTGACCTTTTGGAGTATTACGATACCACTCTCAATTTTTAAAGGTCATCCATGTGTGACCCCGCACGTATGCCTTCTTGTGTACTCGCTTAACACCGACTCATCAATCCCGTGATCCCGGTGGCGATCAATggatagaaggtgattgatggatggtgattaGCTGATGGATGCGGGCCGGATTAGCCTGTGCGTTGCGTATATCTTGATCCTACAACTCCGAGTGTGTGCTCCGcaatcatcacatcatacagATTTAGAAAAGCACGTTGCTTGATTGATTGGCGTTCTTGTGCCTGTCCCGTATTGTGTGTGGGTGTGAGCACTCTACCAAAAAGGAAGCATACTAGACTGCCTCTTCACTTGGTACGGAGGTACTGGTGATTGTCGATTAGACCAAGTAgactgattgatcaatcgcaactgatatgatcaacaatcgaACTAGGCTGTCACCTCGAACTCGGCAATCAATCAACGAATATATCGATCACCTATCGGATCGCCGTTTTTACTGATTGACTCGCGTGTCCTCTTACTGACCGTCCACTTTGTGCGTTAATCCTCAGATCTGAGACTAAGAATGACAACATCGAACTTCAACTGTAATTCAACTGAAAGTCATGATCTTGTGCTACATATCTGACCTAGTCTGTCTACAAATCCTATAATCACCGGAGTTGAATCGTACTGTACTTCTATCAAAGCTTAGCCAACTCCTCGTCACCCAATTGATCTCCAGCCATCACGCCGGCCATCTGACCCTGTGCAAGACTCAACGTGACATTCGCAGCTGCCGATCCGGAATTTCCAGCCCAGAACAATCCTCTGACGGGTGTTCGAGGATCATCGCCCATCCGAGGTGGCAATCCCGTAGCTCCAGATCCCGATGCAGATGGTCCAGGAATTGTTCCCCACGCTTGTAATCTATCACCAAGCAGCTCTTCAGTGAGTAACGGCGCGGAATGTTCAGAAGGACTGAATTTCTCTGGGAAAAGCAACATCGCTGGAACGTTGATGGTGGACTGGTCGGTAAACGTAATAATCAATTTGGATTTCGAGCTGTCTTCGAGGATGGACTGAATGGGGGTAAAAATGATTTGGTATCTGATTGGGGTTATCGTGGATAGCAAAGTCGATATTTAGTACATTGCGATATTGAAGCTGGTCAATGGATGAACGAGACACTCACCCTAATTTCTTCAATAGATCAATTTTACCATCCAACCCCgcatctttccttccctctgGGGTATCAACGTCCATCCCATGGGTCAAAATATATCTATCAGTATGATTCAGGTTCTTCCACAGCTTCAGCATCGTCTCAACAAGtttctcattcctcatgCTATTGGCTTTGGTAAACAAAAAGGCAAAAGGAGCATTGGCAGTTTCGGTACCGTGGCAGAATATGCAGTGGATAATCCTTTTACCCCATTGTTCTTTGACACCTATACAGAttgagatgaaggaaagTACTCGTCTTAGCTTTGTTGAGTGAGGTACGCTGTCTAATTTTCTGTCttaggatgaggatgaggatgtatGAGATAGGATAGACTGCTCACCTTCAATATTAGGTAAATGATCTTTAATACCCGTAGCCAACACAACTTTCTTCGCAACGATCAACTTCCCCTCACTATCCAAAGCTTCAAACGCATGGCCATGTTGAACATCATCCAACGCTCTCAAATTCGTTATTAACCCATTCCTAAATTCCAATGTATCACTATAAAACTTCTCCAAATCACTTTTCACCTTGTTTTTGAAATCTTTGGGattaccaccttcgaaaCCTGAGATGGTATGTGAATGTTCAACTACCTCGTTTCGGTATAATCCAGAGTCATATAATAGACATGATCGTTTAAGTCGAGAGATGGTGGTTGCTGCTCCCAGACCTGCTGGTCCACCGCCTATGATCAGGACGTCGACGGTGGTGAAAAGTGACATTTTGAGACGATGAAGGAGTGATATGGTGAGTGCGTGTGTAGTCTAGAAAGACAGTACGATGTATGAAAGTATGAAAAGTCAGATGACACTTGAAGGTACTTTGTGCACGCTGTGTACGGGATGCGGGGAGGAGTACATTCTCAACAGGACGATTAcactcctttctcttctcccttaAATACCTTAGCATCCCACATGCATGACTCAGCATCACAGCTACACCAACATGCTGCTAGTAACGCTGCTCTCATACAGGAAGACCGAGAGCTAAGATAGCGTGTGTATAGCCCAAAAGAGGACTTTATCACCTCACGGTCCTCTTTATCGATAACATTCCTCCGACTCTTGACCCGCTCGGGCCCCGGACGGCGCCGTCAAACTACATTGCTTATTGTACAGTACTACTACGTATACAGAGAACATTCATGCATGATACATTCAATATAGTCGAGTCGGTCGTGCATGGATCAGAGAATTCGATGTGTTCTGCAGATAATCGATAAACAAGATACCATGCATATATGTGCATATTTGATCAAGAAAACCTCATTGTGATATTTCGTGTTGCACTTTCCTGCTATTCATATACAACTTTATTCATAGATTCGATTTTGACAGATGTAGCGTTCAGATAATAggtgtatatataatatGACCGACTGCGAAGCAATGCTGTAGGAAGCATGATGAATGTTCAAATAATAGTCCACCTCTGATTTCCGTCCCGCTCCGATGCATCATGGTCTTTGCCTCTGATTATTTATGATGTTTCTCCAAGAACTTCAAGACATTTGTAGGGCTAATAGGTGGGTACATCCCATTATCAGCAGCGATTGGAACCAagcagatgagaagaaggaaacgATGAAtctatcactcactcatcgGCAGGTTTTACACCTAAAGATATGTCTACCAATTTACCTGTACCTTTCtcaaagatgaaatgggatCGTTTGGTACTAGATAGAGCCATAAATGTCACATCAGCACGAATCCGTCATacatgatgacgatggaagagCATTTCTGTACGTCGGGTAACTTACTTGTTGGGCTGTACGAATGCACCGAGTCTGAGATAACCGATCC from Kwoniella mangroviensis CBS 8507 chromosome 1 map unlocalized Ctg02, whole genome shotgun sequence includes the following:
- a CDS encoding phosphate:H+ symporter is translated as MSRQFEVEKARAEVVVSAGERRRAALAEIDEAKFSWFHAKACIVAGVGFFTDAYDIFSISIAATMIGYVYHHGGSNTTNQDLGIKVAHSIGTFFGQLLFGWLADHVGRKRMYGIELMIIIVGTLGQAVAGHAAGINIYGVMIMWRFIMGMGIGGDYPLSSVITSEFAARRIRGRMMTAVFASQGWGNLASAIVSVICISAFKSQIHSQPLTDMKAVDQVWRLIIGIGCVPACVALYFRLTIPETPRYTMDIERNIKQASQDVDTYLTSGTYVNDPIHNNERAELPKASWPDFIRYFGQWQNGKVLLGTAWSWFALDIAFYGLGLNSTTILTTIGFGSSTALPTKQENIYQTLYNAAVGNIILAVGGLIPGYYFSFLFIDSWGRKPIQFMGFSILTAIFVVMGFGYNKILSTGPGKKAFVFLYCMANLFQNFGPNTTTFVIPGEAFPTRYRSTAHGISAASGKLGAIVAQVGFSRLVNKGGKNHFLKHILEIFALFMLTGVFSTMLLPETKGRTLEDLSQESQDHFVHDTNVSPSTSPLQKGQGSDSNYAEEDPRLAAHA
- a CDS encoding 4-aminobutyrate transaminase; this encodes MSRIFTSSLRTLPRVTIKPISTTSAKAFISSSSSTNSALAQEQQQIQSDDMPIAVKTAAQWAEFGRDHVCHGLGRLRDHVIVKGEGLDLYTADGKKLLDFTAGIGVTNLGHCHPHVSRAAAEQVNSLVHLQCSISFHAPYLQLIDRLLPAMPHPSLDQFFFWNSGSEAIEAAIKVARQATGRQNMIVFSGAYHGRTMGSGALTRSKPIYTQGTGPLMPGVFSSAFPYWHQLGVNPSTSEEELVRLAQHQLDLILRQQVNPKDVAAIFIEPVQGEGGYVPVPSAFLRHLREVCDKHGILLVIDEVQSGFFRTGSYFAIEQIVPELRPDILVFAKGVANGFPISGIASNKEIMGKLDVGSMGGTYSGNAVACAAGVAAQEVYQSGEIAQNVEVRSKQLFNVLNGLARGEKTKHLISDVRGMGLMAAVEFRNNSDKCTLEGLPEGSSVPKNIGKRVQEYCLNKDLMVLTTSAFDTIRFIPALTVNEEEMDRAMKIFTEAVELVAREG